A genomic window from Labrus bergylta chromosome 7, fLabBer1.1, whole genome shotgun sequence includes:
- the fth1b gene encoding ferritin, heavy polypeptide 1b isoform X2, whose translation MPHMFISLWFFQAQSKEEREHAEKLMSLQNKRGGRIFLQDIRKPDRDEWGSSLEALECALQLEKSVNQSLLDLQKIATEHNDPHVCDFIESHFLGEQVKSIKQLADWISNLRHMGAPQSGMAEYLFDKHTMAEEGS comes from the exons ATGCCTCATATGTTTATCTCTCTATG GTTCTTTCAAGCACAGTCTAAAGAAGAACGGGAGCATGCAGAGAAGCTGATGAGTCTGCAGAACAAGCGAGGAGGCAGGATTTTTCTGCAGGACATCAGG AAACCTGATAGAGATGAGTGGGGCAGCAGCCTGGAGGCCTTGGAGTGTGCTTTGCAGCTTGAGAAAAGTGTAAACCAATCCCTGCTCGACCTGCAGAAAATAGCGACAGAACACAACGACCCTCAC gTGTGTGACTTCATAGAATCACATTTTCTGGGCGAACAGGTCAAATCTATCAAACAGCTTGCTGACTGGATATCCAACCTGCGTCACATGGGAGCCCCCCAGAGTGGCATGGCGGAGTATCTCTTTGACAAACATACCATGGCTGAGGAGGGAAGTTAA
- the fth1b gene encoding ferritin, heavy polypeptide 1b isoform X1, with product MSSQIRQNFHQDCEAAINRQINLELYASYVYLSMAYYFDRDDKSLPHFSRFFQAQSKEEREHAEKLMSLQNKRGGRIFLQDIRKPDRDEWGSSLEALECALQLEKSVNQSLLDLQKIATEHNDPHVCDFIESHFLGEQVKSIKQLADWISNLRHMGAPQSGMAEYLFDKHTMAEEGS from the exons ATGAGTTCTCAAATCCGACAAAACTTCCACCAGGACTGCGAGGCTGCCATTAACAGACAGATCAACCTAGAGCTCTATGCCTCATATGTTTATCTCTCTATG gcTTACTATTTTGATAGGGACGACAAATCCCTACCACATTTTTCTAGGTTCTTTCAAGCACAGTCTAAAGAAGAACGGGAGCATGCAGAGAAGCTGATGAGTCTGCAGAACAAGCGAGGAGGCAGGATTTTTCTGCAGGACATCAGG AAACCTGATAGAGATGAGTGGGGCAGCAGCCTGGAGGCCTTGGAGTGTGCTTTGCAGCTTGAGAAAAGTGTAAACCAATCCCTGCTCGACCTGCAGAAAATAGCGACAGAACACAACGACCCTCAC gTGTGTGACTTCATAGAATCACATTTTCTGGGCGAACAGGTCAAATCTATCAAACAGCTTGCTGACTGGATATCCAACCTGCGTCACATGGGAGCCCCCCAGAGTGGCATGGCGGAGTATCTCTTTGACAAACATACCATGGCTGAGGAGGGAAGTTAA